A single Drosophila ananassae strain 14024-0371.13 chromosome 3L, ASM1763931v2, whole genome shotgun sequence DNA region contains:
- the LOC6494608 gene encoding F-box only protein 39: protein MAAVSFGRKGSGQLEVMQKAGWKIDENEKACYIDVDEDDSESTDGADDSTKVYSNWCYLPNIVLEEVFSYLSPKERYYAGLVCRQWYSALYLPTVWNNFIVDDRTLTRPKYNYYSGWQYCLDHMRTQNCLARIGKYLRGIEFRPWHSFNNIYQFMTMLSWSMDKSNEPNPQPELIGMGRRIRSLVYHFPCNMSQPNDPEGIKLFGTGGQLLKGLKELLQRLTDLHTLKLVDFVLERFEANHLLDEVVCSCCTKMRVLNLVNVTTTHCPIMHVGLFLNLQVLTISPQNIDDDVLSLLADTKLRHLHLLQNCYTPKYVTISACGVKAWRSLKKTNPRMRVHLRLENLDDGEVVLQPEAPVHSITYCAPQARIRPELVVRMVDHYRNTLAVYGHELLPRFSSPKPFHNRIDSLLLLMCRQCFNVDTLTIREKVSTSTLLLIAKTAKNLRNLYVRRFAVILRCDWPRHPEWTDEFHIWLRRNSRSYEAVEREISQILGYKWHLLSDRDFKQLTVNVKSGA from the exons ATGGCAGCTGTAAGTTTTGGCCGAAAGGGCAGCGGACAGCTGGAGGTTATGCAAAAAGCTGGCTGGAAGATCGACGAGAACGAGAAAG CCTGCTATATTGATGTGGATGAGGACGACAGTGAATCCACCGATGGAGCTGATGATTCCACAAAAGTTTACTCAAACTGGTGCTATCTGCCCAACATTGTACTCGAAGAGGTATTTTCGTACCTCAGCCCCAAAGAGCGTTATTACGCCGGATTG GTCTGCCGGCAGTGGTACAGTGCTTTATATTTGCCCACAGTTTGGAATAATTTTATAGTGGATGATCGCACACTGACCCGACCGAAGTACAACTACTACTCCGGTTGGCAGTACTGCCTGGACCACATGCGCACCCAGAACTGTCTGGCCAGGATTGGGAAGTACTTGAGAGGCATTGAGTTTAGGCCCTGGCACAGCTTCAACAATATCTATCAGTTTATGACCATGTTGTCGTGGAGTATGGACAAG AGCAACGAACCGAATCCGCAGCCGGAGTTAATAGGAATGGGTCGTCGAATTCGATCCCTGGTGTATCATTTTCCGTGCAATATGTCGCAGCCAAATGATCCCGAGGGGATCAAGCTCTTCGGAACTGGTGGTCAGCTGCTGAAGGGTCTGAAGGAGCTGCTCCAGAGATTAACCGACCTGCACACCCTTAAGCTGGTGGACTTTGTGCTGGAACGCTTCGAGGCGAATCACCTGCTGGACGAAGTGGTTTGCAGCTGTTGTACCAAAATGCGAGTGCTCAACTTGGTGAATGTGACAACCACCCACTGCCCCATCATGCATGTCGGACTCTTCCTCAACCTGCAG GTGCTCACCATCTCCCCGCAAAACATCGACGACGATGTTCTGTCCTTGTTGGCGGACACCAAACTGCGTCACTTGCATTTGCTGCAAAACTGCTATACACCCAAATACGTGACCATAAGCGCCTGCGGGGTGAAGGCCTGGCGGAGCCTGAAAAAAACCAATCCTCGGATGCGTGTTCATCTCCGCTTGGAGAACCTGGATGATGGGGAGGTCGTGCTACAGCCGGAGGCTCCGGTTCATAGTATCACCTACTGTGCCCCGCAGGCCAGAATCCGGCCCGAATTGGTAGTCCGGATGGTGGACCACTACCGGAACACGCTCGCCGTTTATGGCCATGAGCTGCTGCCGCGCTTTTCCAGCCCCAAACCGTTTCATAATCGCATCGACAGCTTATTGTTGCTGATGTGCCGGCAATGCTTCAATGTGGACACTCTG ACCATCCGCGAGAAAGTCTCCACATCGACACTTCTGTTGATTGCGAAAACTGCCAAAAATCTGCGGAATCTTTACGTCCGTCGCTTTGCCGTAATCTTGCGCTGCGACTGGCCCAGACATCCGGAGTGGACTGATGAGTTCCACATCTGGCTCCGGCGCAACTCCCGATCCTACGAGGCAGTCGAGCGGGAAATCTCCCAGATACTGGGCTACAAGTGGCATCTACTCAGTGATCGTGATTTTAAGCAGCTGACAGTGAATGTCAAATCGGGGGCATAA